TCCCCCGCCACAGTCGCAGATGTGGATCCGGAACACGGCCGAAGTGCAACTGCAGGTGATGAGGACCTGCTTGGACTCGTCGCAACCGTTTCCGTGGAGTATCGCGTTCTTTACCGCTTCGTTCACGGCGATCATGATGTCGCCGCGCGTTCCCTGGTCGTAGCCGACCCGCGCGGTCAGGTCCTCTATGCGGCGGTCCACCTCCGCAGTCAACTCGGGCTTGCTGGGAATCGTGAGTTCCAG
This genomic interval from Gemmatimonadota bacterium contains the following:
- a CDS encoding ATP-binding protein — translated: MVERRQDPAGNGVTLELTIPSKPELTAEVDRRIEDLTARVGYDQGTRGDIMIAVNEAVKNAILHGNGCDESKQVLITCSCTSAVFRIHICDCGGGFDPESLPDPRNPDNLLKENGRGILMIKSLMDEVEFDVSENGTSVTLIKYGQ